A genome region from Streptomyces pratensis includes the following:
- a CDS encoding MerR family transcriptional regulator: MRIGELARRTGVSERSLRYYEKESLLSADRTPGGHREYAEGAVARVRRIQELYAAGLCSSKIAKLLSCMRDSDGGPAETADAYLVGELTVERARIDRMIEDLQRSRSLLDTVIESASQPQNKAP, encoded by the coding sequence ATGCGCATCGGTGAGCTGGCCCGTCGCACGGGCGTGAGCGAGCGCTCCTTGCGCTACTACGAGAAGGAGAGCCTGCTCTCGGCGGATCGGACTCCGGGGGGCCATCGGGAGTATGCCGAGGGCGCCGTGGCCAGGGTCCGGCGGATCCAGGAGCTGTACGCCGCGGGGCTGTGCAGCTCGAAGATCGCAAAGCTGCTGTCCTGCATGCGTGACAGCGACGGCGGGCCCGCCGAAACGGCGGACGCGTACCTGGTGGGCGAGCTGACGGTGGAGCGGGCCCGGATCGACCGAATGATCGAGGATCTGCAGCGTTCCCGCTCTTTGTTGGACACGGTGATCGAGAGCGCCTCACAGCCGCAGAACAAGGCGCCGTAG
- a CDS encoding IS5 family transposase (programmed frameshift), protein MSIRLVITDAMWSRIKPLMPADPVRGRRWADHRRTLEAIVWKYRTGSPWRDLPVELGPFQTAHKRLLRWAADGTWERILSAFQAAADEAADIGWTVSVDSTVCRAHQHAAGARKRGRPDRAEPEDHGLGRSRGGLSTKVHLASDSQARPLALHVTAGQAGDAPAFEAVMASIRVPRSRHGRPRTRPDAVLADRAYSSRAIREHLRRRGIRAVIPQPADQVGHRLRRGRAGGRPPGFNAETYKQRNAVERCINRLKQWRGLAMRTDKLAMAYQAALHLAAIHIWTRS, encoded by the exons ATGTCCATCCGATTAGTGATCACTGATGCGATGTGGAGCCGGATCAAGCCGCTGATGCCAGCCGACCCGGTTCGCGGTCGGCGATGGGCCGACCATCGGCGAACCCTGGAAGCCATCGTGTGGAAGTACCGCACCGGCTCGCCTTGGCGGGACCTGCCAGTTGAGCTGGGCCCGTTCCAGACCGCTCACAAACGGCTGCTGAGGTGGGCCGCAGATGGGACCTGGGAACGGATCCTCTCTGCGTTCCAGGCAGCGGCCGACGAGGCTGCTGACATCGGCTGGACCGTATCAGTGGACTCCACCGTCTGCCGGGCCCACCAGCACGCCGCCGGAGCCAGAAAAAGGGGGCGCC CAGATCGGGCTGAGCCCGAAGACCATGGTCTTGGTCGTTCCCGCGGCGGCCTGAGCACGAAGGTCCATCTCGCCAGCGATAGCCAAGCACGCCCCCTGGCCCTCCACGTCACCGCGGGCCAGGCGGGCGACGCGCCGGCCTTCGAGGCCGTCATGGCCAGCATCCGTGTTCCGCGAAGCAGGCACGGAAGGCCGCGGACCCGGCCGGACGCCGTCCTAGCGGACCGCGCGTACTCATCCCGCGCAATCCGTGAGCATCTCCGGCGGCGAGGCATCCGTGCCGTGATCCCACAGCCTGCCGACCAGGTCGGTCACCGGCTGCGGCGAGGACGCGCTGGTGGTCGCCCGCCCGGCTTCAACGCCGAGACATACAAGCAGCGCAATGCCGTTGAACGATGCATCAATCGCCTCAAGCAGTGGCGGGGTCTGGCCATGCGAACGGACAAGCTCGCCATGGCCTACCAGGCCGCACTGCACCTCGCCGCGATTCACATATGGACACGGTCCTGA
- a CDS encoding FhaA domain-containing protein, translating to MGRNLARKTQSVNAYSLKWRAIRTGRLTVGTLNKLEQRFEAWVNGAFAKAFKSAVQPLEFVGALRRECDVNARIWSHDRTVAPNSFVIELNTDDHALHSTCLVMLGEELVEKVRDYAESQLYSFVGPLKVQLQCADDLETGRYRVRSRIEIPPKVQQAMEAAEKRAMAAREWGGHGEAMTWRQPPRSVIGGKQVLTVEQFIEHELTVDSNGMLVRRGLRPVAKPSQLVSMKEPGTKGADAPELLPPGHGPSTHLYRLGDRPPDGPAAGSDRPKGLVSEVQKRLPAGQPRLFVPDAEDRPRAEAPRHPEEHGRSVVEASSRRRADAAPKSSSRSSKGPNSMTNDRDISTGSPAPDGGEGRPDAFAGHRPPDRYAASEPQVSASRESRPLARPADEIVSGEFGPHASAGVSAAHSPGGAPPSFPYAGAAQPPRFADAPPAIHRAATAYASAAFDRAGHATTLGQSSSVELSSDRLLRNKAGVRGSFRKLRIGGRGAERVRQQKLSVLRTPVMDCYKIAVISLKGGVGKTTTTTALGSMLATERQDRVVAIDANPDAGTLSRRVRRETSATIRDLVADLPNLPNYMAVRRYTSQSPSGLEVLANDVDPALSTAFNDEDYRKVVGCLGQHYPIILTDSGTGLLHSAMGGVLALADQLIVVATSSVDGAASASTTLDWLNAHGYADLVQRSITVVSEARKTSKTVKLNDVVAHFRARCRGVVVVPFDEHLSAGAEVDLAKMKSQTREAYFNLATLVAADFHRTQPEPVGWPALPHSGYNSASVFSAPVWG from the coding sequence ATGGGGCGAAATCTGGCTAGAAAGACCCAGTCGGTGAACGCATATTCGCTCAAATGGCGGGCGATCCGTACTGGAAGGCTGACCGTGGGAACGCTGAACAAGCTGGAGCAGCGCTTCGAGGCCTGGGTCAACGGCGCCTTCGCCAAAGCCTTCAAGTCCGCGGTGCAGCCCTTGGAGTTCGTCGGCGCACTCCGGCGCGAGTGTGACGTCAATGCCAGGATCTGGAGTCACGACCGCACTGTTGCGCCCAACAGCTTCGTCATCGAACTCAACACCGATGATCACGCGCTGCACAGCACATGCCTTGTCATGCTCGGCGAGGAACTCGTCGAGAAGGTACGTGACTACGCAGAGTCGCAGCTCTACTCCTTCGTAGGTCCTCTGAAGGTCCAGCTCCAGTGCGCGGACGACTTGGAGACCGGGCGGTACCGGGTGAGGAGCCGGATCGAAATCCCTCCGAAGGTCCAGCAGGCGATGGAAGCCGCCGAGAAGCGTGCGATGGCTGCGCGTGAGTGGGGCGGCCACGGAGAGGCCATGACCTGGAGACAACCGCCACGGTCCGTGATCGGGGGGAAGCAGGTACTGACCGTCGAGCAGTTCATAGAGCATGAACTGACGGTCGACAGCAACGGCATGCTGGTCCGAAGAGGACTGCGGCCGGTTGCCAAGCCGTCGCAGCTTGTCAGCATGAAGGAGCCCGGGACGAAAGGTGCTGACGCGCCCGAGCTGCTTCCGCCCGGGCACGGACCGTCCACCCACCTCTACAGGCTCGGGGACCGGCCTCCAGATGGTCCCGCGGCAGGCTCCGACCGGCCGAAGGGTCTCGTTTCCGAGGTCCAGAAACGCCTCCCCGCCGGCCAGCCGCGGCTGTTTGTGCCCGATGCCGAGGACCGCCCCCGCGCGGAAGCGCCTCGCCATCCAGAAGAACACGGTAGATCGGTGGTGGAAGCATCCTCTCGCCGACGCGCCGACGCTGCCCCCAAGAGCTCTTCGAGATCATCGAAAGGACCGAACAGTATGACGAATGACCGTGACATCAGCACCGGCAGCCCTGCACCTGATGGGGGAGAGGGCAGGCCGGACGCCTTTGCAGGCCACCGGCCGCCGGATCGCTATGCCGCGAGCGAGCCCCAGGTCTCCGCGTCGAGGGAGTCCCGGCCTTTGGCGAGGCCGGCCGACGAGATCGTGTCCGGTGAGTTCGGACCGCATGCTTCTGCCGGCGTCTCCGCTGCTCACAGCCCAGGTGGAGCCCCTCCGTCATTCCCCTACGCCGGGGCGGCACAGCCGCCACGGTTCGCCGACGCTCCACCGGCCATCCACCGTGCGGCGACGGCCTATGCCTCAGCGGCATTCGACCGTGCAGGGCATGCCACCACGCTGGGGCAGAGCTCATCGGTCGAGCTCTCGTCCGACCGCCTCCTGCGCAACAAGGCCGGTGTCCGCGGCAGCTTCAGGAAGCTGCGCATCGGTGGTAGGGGCGCCGAACGCGTACGACAGCAGAAGCTGTCCGTTCTGCGTACCCCGGTGATGGACTGCTACAAGATCGCTGTCATCAGCCTGAAGGGAGGGGTCGGCAAGACCACCACCACGACTGCTCTGGGCTCGATGCTCGCCACCGAACGGCAGGACCGGGTCGTGGCGATCGACGCCAACCCGGATGCCGGCACACTCAGCCGCCGGGTGCGCCGTGAGACGAGCGCGACCATCCGTGACCTGGTGGCCGATCTGCCGAATCTTCCCAACTACATGGCAGTACGCCGCTACACGTCGCAGTCCCCGAGCGGCCTGGAGGTTCTCGCCAACGATGTGGACCCCGCACTCTCCACGGCGTTCAACGACGAGGACTACCGTAAGGTCGTCGGCTGCCTCGGGCAGCACTACCCGATCATCCTCACGGACTCCGGCACCGGTCTGCTCCACAGTGCCATGGGCGGTGTCCTGGCCCTCGCCGATCAGCTGATCGTCGTCGCCACCTCCAGCGTCGACGGTGCTGCCAGCGCGAGCACCACCTTGGACTGGCTCAACGCGCACGGTTACGCGGACCTCGTCCAACGGAGCATCACCGTCGTGTCCGAAGCGCGCAAGACCAGCAAGACCGTCAAGCTGAACGATGTGGTGGCCCACTTCCGTGCTCGCTGCCGGGGTGTGGTGGTGGTCCCCTTCGACGAGCACCTCTCCGCAGGGGCGGAGGTCGACCTTGCCAAGATGAAGTCGCAGACCCGCGAGGCGTACTTCAACCTGGCGACGCTCGTTGCCGCGGACTTCCACCGTACCCAGCCCGAGCCCGTCGGCTGGCCCGCGCTCCCGCACTCGGGGTACAACTCGGCCAGCGTCTTCTCGGCTCCTGTCTGGGGCTGA